The genome window AGCGCCGCCCCGGACTCACGGCTGCGCCTGCGCCGGGTGTCCGGCGCCTGGCGGGCGGGGCGCCGGATCGTGCGGCCGTCGGGACACGCCGGTACGGGCGGCCCGTGTGCCGTTCCACGGGCCCTGCCGGGGCGCCCCCGGCCCCGTCGCCGGAGTCCCGGCGGGGAGCACCCCGGGCACGACCTCGCTGCCGGCCCTGCCGCCCGGCACCGGCGCGCTCGCCGACGGCAGTTCCTCCGGGCTGCCCGGCCACGACGGGGAACGGCACATCTCGTGGCCCGCGCTGCCCGCGGTGGTCGTCGCGGCCGCCGGATTCGTCCTCGGGGCCGGCTTCTACCGCGCGTTCGGCGAAAACCACGCGCTGTTCCCGTCCGGCGCCGTCGGCTGGTCCCTGGCCCTGCTCACCGGCATCATCGTCGGCCACCTGGTCATGCTGGGCCGCTCCCGCTGGTGGGGCGGCACGGGCTCGGGCGCCGCCCTCACCCTCGCCGTCCTGCTGCTGTACGGCTGGGTGCCCGCCGTGATGGTCAGCCTCACCGTCGTCGTCCTGGTCGGCGCGGCCCGGCTGGGCCGCTGGCGGCAGGGCATACTGCACGGCGCGGTCGACCTCCTCGGCATCGGCGCCGGAGCCCTCGTACTGGCCGCCTTCGGGCGCGTCCCGACCGTCGAGACGCCCTGGGACCCGAACACCTGGACCCTCTACGCCGCCCCCCAGGTCGTCCTCGTCGCCGCCGCGTACCTCGCCGTGACCCGGCTGCTGCTGTGGTACCTGCACGCGCCGCGCACCGGCGGCCTGCCCACCGTCGCCCGCACCGCCCTGGTCCGGCACGGACTCGTCGCCGTCGCGCTGCTCGGCATCGCCCCGCTGGTCTGTGTCGTCGCCGTCGCGGTGCCGGTGCTGCTGCCGCTGTTCTCCATCCCGCTCATCGCCCTGGACTCCACCCTGTGGATAGCCCGTGCCCGCGCCGAGGAGCAGCTGCGCGACGGGCTGACGGGCCTGCCCAACCGCCAGTGGCTGCTGGAGCGCACCTGGACAGCCCTCGACGACGCCGAGCGCATCGGGGCCCGGGCCGCCCTGATGCTGATCGACCTCGACCGCTTCCGGTCCGTGAACGACACGCTCGGTCATCTCGCGGGCGACCGACTGCTGCTGCAGATAGCGGAGCGGCTGCGGCTGGCGCTGCCGCGCGGGGCCGAGGCCGCGCGGCTCGGCGGCGACGAGTTCGCGGTCTTACTGCCGGTCGCGGACTCCACGACGTCCGCGTCGAGGGCGGCCCGCAACCTGGTCGCAGCGCTCAGCTCGCCGCTCGACCTGGACGGGCTCACGCTCGTCCTGGAGGCCAGCGCGGGGGTCGCCGTCTTCCCCGACCACGCGCTGGACGCCGAGGGGCTGCTGCGGCGGGCGGACGTGGCGATGTACCAGGCGAAGCGGGACCGCACCGGGGTGGAGGTGTACGAGTCCAAGCG of Streptomyces cynarae contains these proteins:
- a CDS encoding putative bifunctional diguanylate cyclase/phosphodiesterase — protein: MPALPPGTGALADGSSSGLPGHDGERHISWPALPAVVVAAAGFVLGAGFYRAFGENHALFPSGAVGWSLALLTGIIVGHLVMLGRSRWWGGTGSGAALTLAVLLLYGWVPAVMVSLTVVVLVGAARLGRWRQGILHGAVDLLGIGAGALVLAAFGRVPTVETPWDPNTWTLYAAPQVVLVAAAYLAVTRLLLWYLHAPRTGGLPTVARTALVRHGLVAVALLGIAPLVCVVAVAVPVLLPLFSIPLIALDSTLWIARARAEEQLRDGLTGLPNRQWLLERTWTALDDAERIGARAALMLIDLDRFRSVNDTLGHLAGDRLLLQIAERLRLALPRGAEAARLGGDEFAVLLPVADSTTSASRAARNLVAALSSPLDLDGLTLVLEASAGVAVFPDHALDAEGLLRRADVAMYQAKRDRTGVEVYESKRDSNTPDRLGLLGDLRRALDAHEVQLHYQPKVRFDGQVAGLEALVRWVHPERGKVPPDEFIAIAESSGLMPHLTEYVLETALEQVARWRAQGLTVPVAVNVSPRDVHTPGFAGSVAARLARHGVPAGALQLEITEHVLLEDPQRAADTLAGLAGHGVKMSLDDFGTGYSSLVHLRRLPVSELKIDRSFVARLAVDAEDAEIVRCTVDLAHSLGLLVVAEGVEDDETWERLRDLGCDAVQGWLVAAAMPAEETTAWLRARGVRGWQRPRAALPAATADDPGRLG